The Candidatus Methylacidiphilales bacterium DNA window TTCATCGACAAATGGAGACCCTGAGGCCCTTGCGCGTTCGTTGTTATTATCCAAAGACCCCAACGATTACCCACTTTGCACACTTCTGGCTTTAATGTTGGAAAGAAAACGAAAGCTGAAATTTCTCTCTCGACAGCAGGATGAAAAAGGCTCCTGGCTACTCTATGAGCATGTAGCAAGTGGTGAGACGTGGCTCATCCCTGAGGTGATCCCTCAAGAATCTGACTACCCCAAGCTCGAGATGGAAATTCGAAAACGCCTTTCAGTTTCTCAACCCGGCACTTCGACTTCGACGGGTTGATACCACGTATCCCTCCGCACAGGCCTAAAACCAGCTTCCAGAATTGCTTGGCGCAACTCTTCCGCGGTCTGCTCCTGTGGCGTCCTAGCACCGGCCATGTGAAAGATCCGCTCGACCGTTATCGTGCCATGCAAATCATCTGCGCCATAATAGAGAGCGATCTGTGCCAACGGCAATCCTAAGCTGATCCAGTAAGCTGTGATGTGGCGGATATTGTCGAGATATAGGCGAGCCACGGCAATATTCCGCAAATCTTCGACTGCAGTGCATCGTTTGATGTGTGAAAGAGCGTTATTTTCGGATTCAAACGCAAAAGGTATGAATGCCGTAAAGCCTCCTGTCTCGTCTTGCAAGTCACGCAGCCGCCGTAAATGATCAACACGATGCTGCAGGGTCTCCACATGCCCGTATAGCATTGTGCATGTGCTTCGGCCTCCCATTTGATGCCAAAGCCGATGCACCTCCAGCCACTCCTCTGCACTCTCTTTTCCTCTACAAATCTGATCACGCACTGTTGCATCAAAAATTTCTGCTCCACCTCCTGTTAATGAACCTAAGCCACAATCTTTTAATTCGCTCAGGACTTCGCTCACCGGTTTTCGAGCAATGCGATCTGCAAGATGTCGGATTTCGATCGCTGTAAAGGCCTTGATCCACATCTCTGGACAACTGGCTTTTATCCCGCGAATCATCTTCGTATAGTAATCCCAAGGCAAGTTTGGGTGTAATCCTCCGACAATGTGCACTTCGCGGACCCCGTGTTCATAAGCCTCGCGAGCTTGTTGAATAATTTCCTCAATTTCAAAAGTGAAAGCTCCTGGAGCATTTTTCTTCCGTGCAAATGCACAAAACTGGCAGGACAAAATGCATACATTCGAATAGTTGATGTAGCGATTCAGCACATAAGTCGCTGAGTCACCATTCAGACGGCGGCGTGCTATCGTAGCGAGATAGCTCAGCGCAGGAAGGTTGGGACAACGATAGAGTTTCAATGCGTCTTCCTCACTAAGCCGAGATCCTTCAAGGACTTTCCAGTAGATTTCATGAAGGCCGATTTGCTTCAAGAGAGAATCCATACTTCAAGGATTGTCGCCGCGAGAAACAGGTGGCTGATGATGATGTTGCAGTAGAAAAAAGCGCGTTGGATAGATGCTGGCGTTCTGTTTTGTGCCCAATAATGCTGAGCGATGAGCACTATCCCTACTGCAGTCCATATCCCATAATATGCTTCATGAAAATCGCCGTTCAACCCGACCAGTAACCCAATCAGCCATGCCATTAGATGCAAAACTCGCGCAATCCATAGACTCCTCTGCCAGCCGAACCGTGCCGGTATGGAATGCAGTTTCAAAGCTCGATCACTCTCGATATCCTGGGTGGCGTAGATAATATCAAAACCAGCAACCCAGAAGATCACTGTTGCTCCGATCAGCCATGGAAGCGGATCCCACGCATGCCCTTCGACTGCAATCCACGCGCCGATCGGCGCGCAAGACAATGCTAAACCAAGAACGAGATGACTCGCAGATGAAAAACGTTTCATCAACGAGTAGACACAAAAAATCATCACAGCCAGTGGACTTAGCACAAAGCAAAGTAGGTTAATTGCCGCAGCACAAGCGATAAAAAGAACGACACTGACGCTGAAGAGGACTGCAAGTTGTCTTCGCGTAGCAAGCTTTGCTCGATTAGCTGTTCGGGGATTGGCTTGATCTAGATGCCAATCGGCCCAACGGTTGAAAGCCATGGCCGCAGTGCGCGCAAAAATCATGCACAGCACAATCCACAGGCCGACCCAGCCCCTAGGCCATCCGCCACTTGCCAAGAGCATTGATGATAAAGCGAAAGGAAGAGCAAAAAGAGAGTGACTAAATTTTATCAGAGTTAAAAGTCGAAGAATCACAGTGAAAACGTAGATATGTGTTGTCTTGAAGGCCTTTCTCGTAGGCTTCTAAAAGCTTCATACCTTCATTCGGGCGTAGATGGTCTTCTTTAATCAGCTTGTCAATTTGCTCTTTCATTTCACGAACCAAAAAACTGCTATCGTATTGCACATCTTCTAAGACTTTCGCAATGGTGGCAGCGGGGATGGTTTCCTCGATGTAGTAGCCCTCCGGCTCGTCTTCATCTAGGAAAATGTGAGCTTCATTCACACGCCCGAAGAGGTTATGCATATCACCCATTATGTCCTGATATGCACCCATGAGAAAGATACCAAGGTAGTAAGGTTTGCCCTGTGGATGATGAAGAGCGAGTGTAGGATTAACTTTATCTTCGCCAGAGACAAATCGAGAAATTCTCCCATCCGAGTCGCAGGTGATGTCCACTAATGTGCCTCGATAGCTTGTCGGCTCAGAAAGACGATGAATAGGGACTATGGGGAAGAGTTGGCCAAGCCCCCAATGATCGATCAATGATTGAAAAATAGAAAAATTGCATAGAAACTGTGCTGCTAGGGAGGCGCGGAGTGCCTTCACTTCATCTGGCACGGTTTTTGCTTGATCGTAGGAGCGGACAATTGCTTCGGCTAACAACCAATAGAGAGTCTCGATGGCTGCCTTCTCGTGGAGATCAATAATGCCAACATTAAACCGCGACTCTACGTCCTCCTTGATCTCATTTGCATTATGAAAATATTCGCGACGATTCTTTTTATTCAATGTCGAAAGCATAGAGCGCAACTCGCGAACGTATTTTTCCACTGTTGAAGAATTCTGCCCTCTCTGAATCTCATCAATTTGAATAATGTCGCTTGTGCGGGTCCTGGTTTTTTCGATAAATCCAAATACATCTA harbors:
- the mqnE gene encoding aminofutalosine synthase MqnE, which codes for MDSLLKQIGLHEIYWKVLEGSRLSEEDALKLYRCPNLPALSYLATIARRRLNGDSATYVLNRYINYSNVCILSCQFCAFARKKNAPGAFTFEIEEIIQQAREAYEHGVREVHIVGGLHPNLPWDYYTKMIRGIKASCPEMWIKAFTAIEIRHLADRIARKPVSEVLSELKDCGLGSLTGGGAEIFDATVRDQICRGKESAEEWLEVHRLWHQMGGRSTCTMLYGHVETLQHRVDHLRRLRDLQDETGGFTAFIPFAFESENNALSHIKRCTAVEDLRNIAVARLYLDNIRHITAYWISLGLPLAQIALYYGADDLHGTITVERIFHMAGARTPQEQTAEELRQAILEAGFRPVRRDTWYQPVEVEVPG
- the ubiA gene encoding putative 4-hydroxybenzoate polyprenyltransferase, translating into MILRLLTLIKFSHSLFALPFALSSMLLASGGWPRGWVGLWIVLCMIFARTAAMAFNRWADWHLDQANPRTANRAKLATRRQLAVLFSVSVVLFIACAAAINLLCFVLSPLAVMIFCVYSLMKRFSSASHLVLGLALSCAPIGAWIAVEGHAWDPLPWLIGATVIFWVAGFDIIYATQDIESDRALKLHSIPARFGWQRSLWIARVLHLMAWLIGLLVGLNGDFHEAYYGIWTAVGIVLIAQHYWAQNRTPASIQRAFFYCNIIISHLFLAATILEVWILS